CGCTGCGGCTGTCGGCGCAGATCCTGAACGCCGTCAAGGAGCGCAACGGCCTCGAGGGCCACGCCGTCGAGGACGTGATCTGGGGCAACGTCACGCAGGTAGGCGAGCAGGGCGGCTGCCTTGCGCGCTCTGCCGTGCTGGCATCCGACCTCGACGAGCGCATCCCCGGCCTTGCCATCAACCGCTTCTGCGCCTCGGGCATGGAGGCGGTGAACCTCGCCGCCAATCAGGTCCGCGGCGGCGCCGGCGAGGCCTATATCGCGGGCGGGGTCGAGATGATGGGCCGCGTCGCCATGGGCTCTGACGGGGCGGCCATCGCGGTCGATCCCTCCATCGCGATGGAGCGCTATTTCGTGCCGCAGGGCATCAGCGCCGACATCATCGCCACCGAGTACGGCTTCAGCCGCGACGATGCGGACGCTCTGGCCGTCGAAAGCCAGAAGCGTGCCGCCGCCGCATGGGAGGACGACCGCTTCGCCAAGTCCATCGTGACGATCCGCGACCAGAACGGCCTGCCGATCCTCGACCGCGACGAATACATGCGTCCCGGCACCGACATGCAGTCGCTTGGCGCGCTCAAGCCCTCGTTCAAGGACATGGGCGAGTCCATGCCCGGCTTCGACAAGGTCGCGCTGATGAAGTACCCGCATCTCGAGCGGATCGAGCACATCCACCATGCCGGCAACTCCTCGGGGATCGTCGACGGCGCCGCCGCCCTGCTGATCGGCTCCAAGGCCTTTGGCGAGGCGCACGGTCTGAAGCCCCGCGCGCGCATCCGCGCCTCCGCCAAGATTGGCACCGATCCGACGATCATGCTGACCGGCCCCGTTCCGGCGACAGAGAAGATCCTCAAGGACAGCGGCATGTCCATCGGCGACATCGACCTCTTCGAGGTCAACGAGGCCTTCTCCTCTGTCGTGCTGCGCTTCATGCAGGCCTTCGACGTGGACCATTCCAAGGTCAACGTGAACGGCGGGTCGATCGCCATGGGGCACCCGCTGGGGGCAACCGGCGCGATCATCATCGGCACCCTGCTCGACGAGTTGGAGCGCAGCGGCAAGGGCACCGGCCTCGCCACGCTCTGCATCGCCAGCGGCATGGGCGCCGCCACGATCATCGAGCGCGTCTGAGCCATTTCGCGGCCCCCGGCGGGCCGCGCCGCAGAACAAGGGAAGAGACACATGACCGATTTCACCATGGAAAAGGGCGCCGATGGCGTCGCGGTGATCACGTGGGACGTCAAGGGCAAGTCGATGAACGTCATGTCGATGGAGGCATGGCCCCTGCTCGACAGCCTGATCGACGAGGCGCTGGCGGATGACTCCGTCAAGGGCATCGTCATCACCTCCGGCAAGGACTCGTTTGCCGGGGGGATGGATCTGAACGTGATCGCCAAGATGAAGGAAAGCGCGGGCGACGATCCGGCCCGCGGCCTCTTCGAGGGGATCATGAATGCCCATGGCATCCTGCGCAAGCTGGAGCGCGCGGGCATGGATCCCAAGACCAACAAGGGCGGCAAGCCCGTGGCGGCGGCGCTTCCGGGCACCGCGCTTGGCATCGGGCTGGAGATCCCGCTTGCCTGCCACCGCATCTTTGCCGCCGACAACCCCAAGGCCAAGATCGGCCTGCCCGAGATCATGGTCGGCATCTTCCCGGGCATGGGCGGCACCACGCGTCTGGTGCGCAAGATGGGCGCGATGGCGGCCTCTCCGCTGCTGCTGGAGGGCAAGCTGAACGATCCGAAGAAGGCGAAGGCAGCGGGCGTGATCGACGAGGTGGTCGAGGATCCGCTGGCGGCGGCGAAGGACTGGGTGCTGTCGGCCAAGGACGCCGACATCCTCAAGCCGTGGGACGCCAAGGGTTACAAGATGCCCGGCGGCGCGCCCTATCACCCGGCGGGGTTCATGACCTTCGTCGGCGCCTCTGCCATGGTCAACGGCAAGACCAAGGGCGTCTATCCGGCGGCCAAGGCGCTGCTCTCGGCGGTCTACGAGGGCGCGCTGGTGCCTTTTGACACGGCGCTGAAGATCGAGGCGCGCTGGTTCACCAACGTGCTGATGAACCCCTCTTCGGGCGCGATGATCCGCTCTCTCTTCATCAACAAGGAAGCGCTGGAGAAGGGCGCGAACCGGCCTGACGTGCCGGATCAGCGGGTCCGCAAGGTCGGCGTGCTGGGCGCGGGCATGATGGGCGCGGGCATCGCGCTGGTCTCGGCTCAGGCGGGCATAGAGGTCGTGCTGATCGACCAGAAACAAGAGGCTGCGGACCGCGGAAAGGCCCATGCCGCCGACTACGCGGCCAAGGGCGTAGCGCGCAAGAAGATCACGCAGGACAAGGCCGACGAGATGGTGGCCCGCATCACCGCGACCACCGACTATGCCGCGCTGGCCGATGCCGACCTGATCGTCGAGGCGGTCTTCGAGGATCCGAAGATCAAGGCCGAAGTGACGAAGGCCGTGGATGCGGTGACGAATGCGGACTGCATCTTTGCCACCAACACTTCGACCCTGCCGATCACCGAGTTGGCGAAGGCCTCGAAGAATCCGGAGCAGTTCATCGGCATCCACTTCTTCTCGCCCGTCGAGAAGATGATGCTGGTCGAGATCATCCGGGGAAAGGAGACCGGCGACCGGGCCGTGGCCAAGGCGCTCGACTTCGTGCGCCAGATCCGCAAGACGCCCATCGTGGTGAACGACGCGCGCTTCTTCTACGCCAACCGCTGCATCATCCCCTACATCAACGAGGGGATCCGTATGGTGAAGGAAGGCGTCTCCCCTGCCCTGATCGAGAATGCCGCGAAGCTGGTGGGGATGCCGCTGGGTCCGCTACAACTGGTGGACGAGACCTCGATCGACCTTGGCGCCAAGATCGCGCGGGCGACCAAGGCGGCCATGGGGGATCAGTACCCCGATGGTGAGGTCGACGAGGTGATTTTCTGGATGGAGGGCGAAGGCCGGCTGGGTCGCAAGGCGGGCAAGGGCTTCTACGACTACGACGAGAAGGGCAAACGGACGGGGCTGTCTTCGGCCGTGGCGGCGCAATACCCGCAGTCGGAGGACCAACCCGACCTGATCGAGGTGCAGCACCGCCTGCTCTTCGTGCAGTCGCTAGAGGCCGTGCGCGCGCTGGAGGAAGGCGTGCTCATGGACATCCGCGAGGGTGACGTGGGCGCGATCCTCGGCTGGGGCTTCGCGCCGTGGTCGGGCGGCCCGCTGTCCTGGCTGGACATGATCGGCGCGCCCTATGCGGCGGAACGCTGCGACCAGCTGACCGAGGCCCACGGCCCGCGCTTCGCCTGTCCCGAGGTGCTGCGCGAGATGGCCGCGAAGAACCAGAGCTTCTACGGACGCTTCGGCGCAGAGGGCGCGCAGGCGGCCTGAGGATCAGGGGCGGCTTCGGCCGCCCCTTTTTTGCCGCCAACTCTTGGACCGTGCGGCAAAGCGATCCGACGCCAACCCGATGCGCGTCGTGCGCCTCGACGGGGATCACAAGGCGGCCCGGCTCATGCCCGATCAACGATGCGGCCAGTGGATTCGGGCAAGAACCCGGACGCGTCGACAGAAAGGCACAAGGGCTCCGCTCGTCGAGCCCTCCCCCTTCCCTCAATTCGAAGCGGGCCACCCTCGGCGTCTGTTCGGACACGCGGTACATTCGGAAGGCTGCCCTGCAGTACACGGAACTGCGGCGGTCTTTGCCGCACCGCTCTTTCAGAACGGTCCGATCCTCACCTTCGTCGCCCCCCTCTATTCACACAATTGGCTCTGCTTCGCCCGCCCATCCATTGGCCGCGCGAAAATCAGCACAACAGGCTGATTATAAGTGGTTTGTCAGAGAAACACCCGGCCCCGCTCCGGCTACCACACGCGTCGCGTCTCGCCATCGGCAGCGGCGACCCGCGCAAACCCTGTCTTTCAGAACCGTTTGTTAAGACAGCGTGCGTATTCCTGCTGAGCGTCAGTCATGCCGAGTTCAGACGCGGCCAGCGCCACGAAGGATCCTGCTTCACGATGCCAGATGTCAATTTTCACGCCTTAGGGGCTGCACGGGCCCGCTCCGGGGAAGATCCGCTCGTGGCCTTCCTGCTGAAC
This region of Ponticoccus alexandrii genomic DNA includes:
- a CDS encoding acetyl-CoA C-acetyltransferase, whose product is MTDAYIYDALRSPRGKGRKDGSLHEVTSLRLSAQILNAVKERNGLEGHAVEDVIWGNVTQVGEQGGCLARSAVLASDLDERIPGLAINRFCASGMEAVNLAANQVRGGAGEAYIAGGVEMMGRVAMGSDGAAIAVDPSIAMERYFVPQGISADIIATEYGFSRDDADALAVESQKRAAAAWEDDRFAKSIVTIRDQNGLPILDRDEYMRPGTDMQSLGALKPSFKDMGESMPGFDKVALMKYPHLERIEHIHHAGNSSGIVDGAAALLIGSKAFGEAHGLKPRARIRASAKIGTDPTIMLTGPVPATEKILKDSGMSIGDIDLFEVNEAFSSVVLRFMQAFDVDHSKVNVNGGSIAMGHPLGATGAIIIGTLLDELERSGKGTGLATLCIASGMGAATIIERV
- a CDS encoding 3-hydroxyacyl-CoA dehydrogenase NAD-binding domain-containing protein yields the protein MTDFTMEKGADGVAVITWDVKGKSMNVMSMEAWPLLDSLIDEALADDSVKGIVITSGKDSFAGGMDLNVIAKMKESAGDDPARGLFEGIMNAHGILRKLERAGMDPKTNKGGKPVAAALPGTALGIGLEIPLACHRIFAADNPKAKIGLPEIMVGIFPGMGGTTRLVRKMGAMAASPLLLEGKLNDPKKAKAAGVIDEVVEDPLAAAKDWVLSAKDADILKPWDAKGYKMPGGAPYHPAGFMTFVGASAMVNGKTKGVYPAAKALLSAVYEGALVPFDTALKIEARWFTNVLMNPSSGAMIRSLFINKEALEKGANRPDVPDQRVRKVGVLGAGMMGAGIALVSAQAGIEVVLIDQKQEAADRGKAHAADYAAKGVARKKITQDKADEMVARITATTDYAALADADLIVEAVFEDPKIKAEVTKAVDAVTNADCIFATNTSTLPITELAKASKNPEQFIGIHFFSPVEKMMLVEIIRGKETGDRAVAKALDFVRQIRKTPIVVNDARFFYANRCIIPYINEGIRMVKEGVSPALIENAAKLVGMPLGPLQLVDETSIDLGAKIARATKAAMGDQYPDGEVDEVIFWMEGEGRLGRKAGKGFYDYDEKGKRTGLSSAVAAQYPQSEDQPDLIEVQHRLLFVQSLEAVRALEEGVLMDIREGDVGAILGWGFAPWSGGPLSWLDMIGAPYAAERCDQLTEAHGPRFACPEVLREMAAKNQSFYGRFGAEGAQAA